From the Ciconia boyciana unplaced genomic scaffold, ASM3463844v1 HiC_scaffold_51, whole genome shotgun sequence genome, one window contains:
- the LOC140645943 gene encoding LOW QUALITY PROTEIN: SUN domain-containing protein 3-like (The sequence of the model RefSeq protein was modified relative to this genomic sequence to represent the inferred CDS: inserted 1 base in 1 codon), producing the protein MRSCNPLKTNNGNILLPGEPWHSNPSEVIMGITSRLLKSQAWLEQKMRELEETAAQVSAARGNILQAAREVLGDHGVPEEKREEILQLTEAAIEKVLENYLQMPDWALEAIGATIDEERTSRSYGGEGKKTWWLSPFSFSSANPPETILQTRIAPGNCWAFQGSXGHVVIRLPEQIWPMAFTIWHISEAVSPSGEVSSAPKDFAVSGVDEATAETLLGTFTYDVHKEIAQTFHVQKELPRTFRYIKFQVQSNWGNPEYTCVYRVQVHGKTANHNDHPQAQELLQAE; encoded by the exons ATGCGAAGCTGTAACCCTTTGAAGACCAATAACGGGAACATCCTCTTACCGGGAGAGcc GTGGCACAGCAACCCCTCTGAGGTCATCATGGGCATCACCAGTCGGCTCTT GAAGTCACAGGCTTGGCTGGAGCAGAAGATGCGGGAGCTCGAGGAGACGGCGGCTCAGGTGTCTGCTGCAAGGGGGAACATACTGCAGGCAGCGAGAGAGGTCCTCGGAGACCATGGTGTcccagaggagaagagagag gaaattcTGCAGTTGACAGAGGCGGCAATTGAGAAGGTGCTTGAAAACTACCTCCAGATGCCTGACTGGGCTCTGGAAGCCATAG GTGCCACCATTGATGAGGAGAGGACATCCAGGAGTTATGGTGGGGAAGGCAAGAAGACCTGGTGGCTTTCTCcattcagcttctcttctgcaaaCCCTCCAGAGACAATCTTGCAG ACCCGTATTGCCCCTGGCAACTGCTGGGCTTTCCAGGGAT CGGGCCACGTGGTCATCCGGCTGCCTGAGCAAATCTGGCCGATGGCTTTCACCATCTGGCATATCTCCGAGGCAGTCTCTCCTTCCGGGGAAGTCAGCAGTGCCCCCAAAGACTTTGCTGTCTCC GGAGTGGATGAGGCAACGGCAGAAACTCTCCTGGGGACATTCACCTACGATGTGCACAAGGAGATCGCTCAGACATTCCATGTGCAG AAGGAGCTTCCCAGGACCTTTCGCTACATCAAATTCCAGGTGCAGAGCAACTGGGGAAACCCAGAGTACACCTGCGTGTACCGAGTACAGGTTCACGGGAAGACGGCGAACCACAACGACCACCCGCAGGCCCAAGAGCTCCTTCAGgcagaataa
- the LOC140645944 gene encoding uncharacterized protein — translation MSLWACDTGALAGIKGLLPEAGEHLEEKLGAAGQEFGEDSPRSCPASAVQPKAPDGGEEGAAMRTEELKEELCVLRERLARCSAESKKQKELLQRLGKKQDELQETMEQLSVQKPVVVRCFENIRQEIEQLEEWMARMKERVEVANREAAAGLEEAQKAKLFHGEAEGGPAARELIKWEPWPELREGLQEQVEVTKLLRSKLRHLLERREGLREPAAFRGKTAQADKTEESLLQEMVAVRLEGRLASRRQKITSWLRSLLLFLAFLQLAVLLLVLLKTDVLNWVLPPKLAAALGSCPGRSQLF, via the exons ATGTCACTGTGGGCTTGTGACACGGGCGCCCTGGCGGGTATAAAGGGGCTGCTCCCGGAGGCGGGGGAGCATCTGGAGGAGAAGCtcggtgctgctgggcaggagtTTGGAGAGGACTCGCCAAGGAGCTGTCCTGCGTCCGCTGTGCAGCCGAAGGCCCCTGacgggggagaggagg GTGCAGCCATGCGGACGGAAGAGTTGAAGGAAGAGCTCTGCGTGCTCCGGGAGCGCCTGGCGAGGTGTTCTGCAGAGTccaaaaagcagaaggagctgctgcagcgtCTG GGGAAGAAGCAGGATGAGCTGCAGGAAACGATGGAGCAGCTCAGCGTGCAG AAGCCTGTTGTGGTGCGGTGTTTTGAAAACATCCGCCAGGAGATCgagcagctggaggagtggATGGCCCGGATGAAG GAGCGCGTTGAGGTGGCAAACAGGGAGGCAGCCGCCGGCCTGGAAGAGGCACAGAAG GCAAAGCTCTTTCacggagaggcagagggaggccCAGCAGCGCGGGAGCTGATCAAG TGGGAGCCCTGGCCAGAGTTGAGAGAAGGTCTTCAGGAGCAGGTTGAGGTCACGAAG CTGCTCAGGAGCAAGCTCCGGCACCTCCTGGAGAGACGGGAAGGCCTCCGAGAGCCAGCAGCTTT CAGGGGGAAGACGGCGCAGGCAGACAAGACGGAGGAGTcgctgctgcaggagatggtGGCTGTGCGGCTG GAGGGGCGGCTGGCATCAAGGAGGCAGAAGATCACTTCTTGGCTGCG GAGCCTTCTTCTGTTCCTCGCCTTCCTGCAGCTCGCCGTCCTCCTCCTAGTCCTCCTGAAGACGGACGTCCTCAACTGGGTCCTGCCACCAAAGCTGGCGGCCGCCTTAGggagctgcccagggaggtcccagttgttttga